The genomic DNA TTTTTGTAGATCTTCTTAACGTACTGATCTGGGTCACCCTTGTTTGCGGATTTGCGTATCGCATCCTGTAGCTTCCATAAGTCTAAACACTTCTGCTTCACTTCGAGTTGGCGCGTTTCCATCAGGTCTCGGTTTTTGCAGAAGGCTGCTattttcatcagggcaatgatTTGTTTACGGCCAATCTCGTTATTGCTTGCACATATGTAGTCATAGAACGCCTCATCTTTACGCATTACCGCCTCGTTTACTAGTTCTAATGTATCGttgcttgtgtttcgtttttcaaacATCTGCCGGTTGATGTCCTGCAAATAGCGCTCGATCGTACccgtgtttggttttttggatTTGCACACTAAGTAGCGCTCTGAGTTGGCTGGGCGACTACTGTTGGGTTTGCAGATACAAATCTGTCGGAAACACCGGTACACTAGGTAGACGAGACCAACGCTGAACGGCGTGAAAATATCAAACAGCTTCACAACGAAGTTGCCTCCAGGGCGTACAATCGCCAAGGCAACGATCACCTGGCACAAGTAGAGTTGCTTCGAATAGATCTCCTGCTCGTTTTCGTGACCCTCGACTGAAAACCCACCGTCTGCCATCATCAGGTGAACACCGGTTTCTGTCTGCTTTATAACGTAATCGGCGAAACCATTGATGTTTTCTGGATCAAAAATGTCACCGTTATCCTTCGGCCCATAGTACGGATCGAATGTTTCGGGTCCTCCCGCCGTAAACCCATCCAGCCGGAAGTCATTTGCACCTCTTAGTGTAAAACCGAATCCCTTAGCGCGCCACTTATTCCGCCAAAGGACGTATTCCGAGAAACCACCCGGACCAGCGCAAACGtccgcaaaataaaacaaatcacaagCCTCGTCCTTCACCAGTGGTTGGTTTTTCTCATCGGTGGGATGTGTGAACATATAATCAAACATCGCGTCCATGTTGGCCATCTTGACTGCGTCGCGGTTGATAAATATGTTGTTCTTAATGAGCTCAAACGGATTAGACCGGTAACGAGCCTTACGCATATCTTCGTTACGGAGATTGTCAAAAACGCTCTTACTCTTAAGCACTTGTTGTAAAACCTCCGTGTCGCAGTACTTATCCTCGTTGTCGATTGTCATCTTTGGCGGACCTACCTTGTGCCATTCGTCTAGTTGATCTCTGCTAAGGCCCGGTTCATCCGTTTTCGAGTCATTCTTTAGCCAGACAAGCGTCTCCGGTATCTGCAACTGTTCTGCTTTTGCATCCCAGTGTGCGGCAGCAGTATCTAGTTGATCCAACTTCATGCCTGAAATGATGCGAGCAGTGAAACATTGTTAACAATCTGAAATCATTCATAATTGAGGCTAGAGCGATTAGGTGAAACACCCATAGGTAGTAGGTACATCGACACAAATCACAATTTTAGTTTCCTTCTAATACGAAGACATAACGAAGACATAAGAGTACTAACCTAAGCCGCTTCGGCCTTTCTGCGACGAGGTTTCGATTAGATCTACGCGCCCCTGGCCCGACTTGCCCAGGCCTGAGCCCGCTGTGTAGCCCATTGCGCGCATCATTCGTAGTGAGTTTCCAGAAAACGAGCCAAACGATGAGTCGGAATTTAGCTTCGTCTTTTGAATTGTGGACGGTGGTTGTGAATCATCCGAGACTGTTTCCTGCTCTTCCGATGAATCGGCCGTTAGACCGGGAACGAACGATGCCGGCTTTGCTTGTTCCGCTGGTTCCGCCATCCGCATCTTTTTTCGTGTAGGTTCCATCGAACCACAATCGCCCTGCCCTCTGAAGGACCGTTGCGAATCATCAGAGGGGGTCTCGTGCTCCTCGGAAGACTCAGCCAGATTTATTACGTTATCCATTATTCCTACGGTTGCTTGTATATGCCTACAATGGTGAACGCTTCCTGTACCTTAATATTGCACTCCAGTCAGCGCTGTGCCATTTTGCACGAAATAAACTTGGCTCTCCAAactacgatgatgatgatgatgatgaatgataCGATAAGAAACCGCGTTGAAAATTATTAGATTAGAAACCACTTAAAACAGTTACCTTGCTGGCACCGCCGTACCTTGTTTACATACCGTCCGGGTCAATACCTAATCGATCTCTGTTCGAGTCGTAAAATAACaattaaaattgttaaaataaaGTCAAACTAATTGATTAGTTGCGCGGGCTAGGTTCGTTAACGGACTTCCAAGACCTGCTTcgcgatgtaaacaaatgcctCCGTCATCACCAACTAACCGCATGGCCGTGGCTAACAGTCATCGCCATTGTATAAACGCcatataataaaaatgaacCAGGTGCATCCACAAAATGACAGCTCGTGTATAACACACCAATGCAGCAGTTGCAGTTACGTTGGTGATAGCGGAAGCAGTGCTTGGAATTAGTTACACGCAATGCAATACCATTGGAATACCGACGTTATCGTGGTCATTTTGCTACATGCACGACTAGTGTCCGTGGATTGTGCGACCACCCGTGCCACCCAAGCCACCCGTGGAGCCAAGGTTTCGCAACAGCCgtgctgtttttgtttcacgtACGGTATCGATTTGCCGTCCGCTGGAGAAAATCTCGTCTGTCAAACGCAACATAGTTTCGCTGCTGCAACGACCATTGACAGATAAGCCAAAGTCAACcagagatttttgttttgttgttgttgcaccaCTGTGACAGTCGCATCCTAGAAGCTCTCGACAAGGAAAATTCTACACATTGTCCTGGTAGAAAAACTgttaatagttttttttcgatgttttggaCATTTCGCAAATTGCAAGCTCTGTTGCCCACAACGTAAGGATTGATGACAGATCTTTGTAACTATTGCATGCTATATTTTGATCAAATTTGCGTGTTGTTTGGCTGTTGGAAGGCCGATTTGACCCGAAGCCGTTCGGCATGCTGCTTCAACAGAAGGTGTCAAACATCTTTGAGACTTTGACTTGCCTTacatgtttgaaaaaaaagcCACACATTCAACGGAATATTTCATCTATTCATTTATCTTTtatttcaaaaaatcattctACAATTCGAACTCCTTTTCTCGGAGGTTCAACTTGATGTTGAACTCTTGATTAGGTCTGGGATCTTGGTCTCGGTCTTGAATTATGTGTCTACTCTTGGGATTGGCCCTTACAGAAAGaaatgttattaaaaaaaatttatatatatatatataatgtTGACATGATTATGTTGCAAGAAACCTCGTGATTACTTAAGAAGGATAGGCCTTCTTAAGAAATTTTTTGAAATCAACGCGGTGGACATCGGGAATTTTCTTATCCTTTTCATCAACGCTCGGCTGAACCTGGTACATGTGAACCCACTCCCAAAGGATTCGCGTATTGAACGTTTCGTCGAACGTTGCCTGTGTTTCTTCTATGAGGTTCTTGAATTGCTCCGGGAACTTCGATTCACCTGTGTTGCAATTAAAATAGTACTCCATGTTCCGTCGTTTAGACAACTGCTTCGAGTATTGTGGTTTGACATCAcgcagaaacaacaaaccataTGGTATATAGAAGCGATCCTGGTTGATCGGATTACGCACATTGTAGCCGAGACGGTTTGTGAGATCCCTAAGCTGGTGCATTTCTAGTGAGGTGAAAAACGATTCCATCTCGGATAGGTGATAGTGCTTTTTTGCTCGAATCTGCAACGACCCAGTGGAGTTGGCGCACGTCGATGTTGAGCTCGCGTTCGTTGTAGCACACCTGATTGGCTTGTTAAGCGCCTTGGCAAATTGGCGACAACGCTCAAACCGTTGCCTGAATGTTAAATGTCCTATATTTTCCCCGCCCAACATAAGTCCGTCAATGATGTGTAACGTATGCATGGTGACCTGTGACCTTCCTTCATCCTGCAACTCACGCACAATTTCACCATAGATGATCGTAGCTGGCGACAGTTCAATTGCTACATCTTTGATTAGTATCCAGGTTCCATGTTTCGCGTCGAACTGATACACCTCCTTACCACCCTTACCGAGCAGAATTGAGCCAACATTCTTGTCCTTACTTTTCTTGTTGGCGATGGGCACAAAATACCAATCGCGGGCAGATAAAAAGGATGCCCGTAAGTCCATTTGTACTCGCGCTTCAGACGGGGGCATGCGCTTTGTCAGACTACTCCAGTTTTTGTAGATCTTCTTAACGTACTGATCTGGGTCACCCTTGTTTGCGGATTTGCGTATCGCATCCTGTAGCTTCCATAAGTCTAAACACTTCTGCTTCACTTCGAGTTGGCGCGTTTCCATCAGGTCTCGGTTTTTGCAGAAGGCTGCTattttcatcagggcaatgatTTGTTTACGGCCAATCTCGTTATTGCTTGCACATATGTAGTCATAGAACGCCTCATCTTTACGCATTACCGCCTCGTTTACTAGTTCTAATGTATCGttgcttgtgtttcgtttttcaaacATCTGCCGGTTGATGTCCTGCAAATAGCGCTCGATCGTACccgtgtttggttttttggatTTGCACACTAAGTAGCGCTCTGAGTTGGCTGGGCGACTACTGTTGGGTTTGCAGATACAAATCTGTCGGAAACACCGGTACACTAGGTAGACGAGACCAACGCTGAACGGCGTGAAAATATCAAACAGCTTCACAACGAAGTTGCCTCCAGGGCGTACAATCGCCAAGGCAACGATCACCTGGCACAAGTAGA from Anopheles cruzii unplaced genomic scaffold, idAnoCruzAS_RS32_06 scaffold01336_ctg1, whole genome shotgun sequence includes the following:
- the LOC128276482 gene encoding cap-specific mRNA (nucleoside-2'-O-)-methyltransferase 1-like is translated as MRMAEPAEQAKPASFVPGLTADSSEEQETVSDDSQPPSTIQKTKLNSDSSFGSFSGNSLRMMRAMGYTAGSGLGKSGQGRVDLIETSSQKGRSGLGMKLDQLDTAAAHWDAKAEQLQIPETLVWLKNDSKTDEPGLSRDQLDEWHKVGPPKMTIDNEDKYCDTEVLQQVLKSKSVFDNLRNEDMRKARYRSNPFELIKNNIFINRDAVKMANMDAMFDYMFTHPTDEKNQPLVKDEACDLFYFADVCAGPGGFSEYVLWRNKWRAKGFGFTLRGANDFRLDGFTAGGPETFDPYYGPKDNGDIFDPENINGFADYVIKQTETGVHLMMADGGFSVEGHENEQEIYSKQLYLCQVIVALAIVRPGGNFVVKLFDIFTPFSVGLVYLVYRCFRQICICKPNSSRPANSERYLVCKSKKPNTGTIERYLQDINRQMFEKRNTSNDTLELVNEAVMRKDEAFYDYICASNNEIGRKQIIALMKIAAFCKNRDLMETRQLEVKQKCLDLWKLQDAIRKSANKGDPDQYVKKIY
- the LOC128276481 gene encoding cap-specific mRNA (nucleoside-2'-O-)-methyltransferase 1-like; protein product: IETSSQKGRSGLGMKLDQLDTAAAHWDAKAEQLQIPETLVWLKNDSKTDEPGLSRDQLDEWHKVGPPKMTIDNEDKYCDTEVLQQVLKSKSVFDNLRNEDMRKARYRSNPFELIKNNIFINRDAVKMANMDAMFDYMFTHPTDEKNQPLVKDEACDLFYFADVCAGPGGFSEYVLWRNKWRAKGFGFTLRGANDFRLDGFTAGGPETFDPYYGPKDNGDIFDPENINGFADYVIKQTETGVHLMMADGGFSVEGHENEQEIYSKQLYLCQVIVALAIVRPGGNFVVKLFDIFTPFSVGLVYLVYRCFRQICICKPNSSRPANSERYLVCKSKKPNTGTIERYLQDINRQMFEKRNTSNDTLELVNEAVMRKDEAFYDYICASNNEIGRKQIIALMKIAAFCKNRDLMETRQLEVKQKCLDLWKLQDAIRKSANKGDPDQYVKKIYKNWSSLTKRMPPSEARVQMDLRASFLSARDWYFVPIANKKSKDKNVGSILLGKGGKEVYQFDAKHGTWILIKDVAIELSPATIIYGEIVRELQDEGRSQVTMHTLHIIDGLMLGGENIGHLTFRQRFERCRQFAKALNKPIRCATTNASSTSTCANSTGSLQIRAKKHYHLSEMESFFTSLEMHQLRDLTNRLGYNVRNPINQDRFYIPYGLLFLRDVKPQYSKQLSKRRNMEYYFNCNTGESKFPEQFKNLIEETQATFDETFNTRILWEWVHMYQVQPSVDEKDKKIPDVHRVDFKKFLKKAYPS